The sequence below is a genomic window from Perca fluviatilis chromosome 13, GENO_Pfluv_1.0, whole genome shotgun sequence.
GGTTTTAGCTCATATTTTCTCACACCAGGATGCTGGCAGCTAACTAGCTTGTAGCTTAGCCACATTGCTAACTTAGATGAGGATCTGTATTTGTGGCAGTGGTCATGATAAACTGACACGAACTGTCACATACAGCAGGTGTAGCCACTCCTTTAGTGTAGCTTTGCAGTCACACATTCATAATTGTAAGCTTGCCATTGTCACTCAGTGCCAACCCATTCCTCAGCTCGTTTTTATGTCGACTGGTTCCTCCCTGCAGCTGTAGGATCTGGTTTCGGACAGCCTGAGACAAGTCAATGCAGTCAGGGGGAAGACAGAGCAGCAGGATGTACTAGACCAGCACTCAAGCAACATAAAATACATCTTTGACAGCCTGACTTtagaaaaggtgtgtgtgtgtgttttatttgattGTGTGTAagaatgtgtgtatatttgggtGTTCTTCTTTTCTGTGCTGACTCTGTAAGCATGCAATATTGTTCACAAGTTTATTTCTGAATTCAGATTACGGTGGTTTGAGtccccacctcccccccccaGACACCATGACGTCCTCTATGCTCCGCAGACAGCTGAAGAACCTGGTCCAGAACTACTCTGAGGCTGAGGTCAAggtaaaataaactgaattcGAGGGCATGGAGAAACTAAGTGAACCGTAATATTTTCCATTATAAGTCAGCTAAATTTTTTCAGATAGGAGAACGTTAAAGTGGCAAGAGAGATGGGGATAACCTATGCCTGTTAGTCAACATTATATATGTGTCATTTAAATACAGCTCTGTggttttaaaccatttgttgtcTATACAACATGAGTTTGAAAGGATGTACCCACCCAAGGGTCAGTTGAGTTAAAGAGGTGCAAGATCAATAGAACAAGCCATTCATTCAAAGTATCTACAGCAGTAAACCCATACAGTTCTCTTCAGTCACAGTGAGCCATTATGTTAAATCCTAATCGTCCGATTTTTATAATCAGGGAAATATGGGAATACGTTTTGGCAAATATGCTGATCTGATGAAACATTATCTGTAATAGCCTGGCAGAACAGATTATTTGAAATGAGTTGACGGCAAGGATGGCTTGCTACACTGTAACCGGTGCCACAATTTCAAAATTTGAGCCTTTTTTTGTTACAAGCTTGCATCTGACCTTTGGACGGCTGCAACCttatatttttgacatttcttgCTTTGCTTCTTTTGCAGGTGAGAGAGGCGACATCTAATGACCCATGGGGCCCATCCAGCACTCAGATGGCAGACCTCTCTGATCTGACCTACAATGTGGTGGCCTGCAACGAGATCATGACGATGCTCTGGAAGCGCCTGAAAGACGACAAGAACTGGAGACACATCCACAAGGTAATAATAACAATGCACAATAAGTGTATTATGTACCGAGACTGTAGTTAAAAAGCCACTTCATACATGTAATATTGCAGATGTTATGTCAACCTTAAAATGTCACTGGATGCATAGAAAGAGGACATTTTCAAATACACCCATTATTTGTAAATGCTGATGGAACCTGTAGCACCAGGCCCCTCTGTGGTGTCTCAGATGGATATGTtatcaattatatatatttaattcaaGCTGAGAAGGTCACCCAAAGAATCATCCGtagctttctttttttaaaacgaAGGCTCTGACCAACATGATCAACATTTCTCTGGTCTCAGACAATAAATACATAGTCCATCTTTTTTTGTTACCTAGCATTTCATGCCACCCTTTGATTTAGCAAGAAATGTTAGTATATGTGATCAAAACCAGGATATTCTCTATTAGAGTCATATACATGTTAGGGCTGCCCGATTATGGGGAAAAATTATAATCCctattattttggtcaatattgaaatcacaattatttaacacgattactccttgacttttgaaaagatgttgcaatttTTGAATATCTGCTTGGACAGAATATTTTTTGCCCGGTACATTTGGCCAGTAATTGGAGCTGCGTTGTTATTTTTCTCCTTGTTGTTATTTCATTGATCAATCAACAGTGAACAGTGAAAGGACTTTGatctgtgaaatttcccttaatagAACAGTTTGAActacaagacaaaataagagtttacttgcaaaacgtaatgtgcaaagttcgattacttttgtttttgtgatcgttaggagccaaaatcgtaATCGCGATTAAAATTTTATTAATTGCATAGCCCTAATACATGTACAGGGATACTCATAGTTTAAAAGATTCAGATCTTAACAttgcattgttgttgttgttgttgatgttgagGTTCCACCTCAACTAAAATGCATTGCCATTAAGTGAAAGCACTCTCCGTTCCATTGCATTGCATTATATGATATGATTTATTTATCTGATCTTTAGTAGACATAAACTGCAGCACATATGTGTCTTTGTATTTGCACATCAGTTACACTAGTGTCCACTACTAGCATTGCGTTTTTTGAAGCTTTTGCatattgtttatcttttccTACCAAATCTGTGATTTTACACAGATTTTAGTTTGTTGTTTTATCCTATGAATTCCACACTTATATGGAAGCTGTTGCAATCAGTTTATTTTTGATTCagtgatatacatttttgttacaCATGTTTGTTCATTgtcatgattttctttttcttttcataccaGTCCCTGACACTGCTGGAGTACCTGTTAAAGACCGGTGACGATCGTGTGCTTCTGAAAATGAAAGACAACATCTACATCGTCAAAGCCCTCACGGAGTATCGCTTTGTAGAAAAAGATGGCAAAGATCAGGTGACTCTTTTAGTATCAATTTAAAGGTTGCATGCGATGCATTATGGTTATCCGTTATTGGTACTGTAATATTCATATCATCATACACCTATTAACCTCTAGACTAAGTTCACACTTAATGAATGAAAACGGGTTGAGATTCATGTTTAGTGTCTCCAACAAATGTAAGAATCCCTTGTTTCAAAAGCTTTCCAGATTAACAATGCGTTACACTTTTAGACTTAGACTTGTaccatttgttttctttttaagccTTAAAAGGGCTATAGTCAAATCAAAGTCTAATCTAAGCATATCTGTTCCAGGGTGGAAATGTGAGAGAGAAGGCCAAAGTTGTCCTTGTTCTTATGGAGGATGATGAGAAActaaaggaggagagagacttTGCCCTCAAGACCAGAGAGAAGACGTCAAAAAGTTCTGCTGGTGAGCCCTTCTGCTAAATGCCCATTGTTGGAACTGTTTTAGTATAATTCTCTTTAtttgtctgtctctcacacaaATCTCTTTCAATCTCTTTTCCACCCCTTCTAACCAGCCTCATCCACCGACACCGTCACGGATCCTAACTACAAGCCAGTCTACGTTCCCGGGACCTCAGGGCTTCCATCCTTAGACAACATACCCTCAGTGGCTGACTTGGCCGCTTCCTTCGCTGCCCGCAAAGAGGAGCGTCTTAAACAGGAAGCTGAGAAGAAAGAAGCAGAGAGGAGGGTAAGTTAAATAGCAAGTACAGTACAGAGGTCAGATTTAGCAAGTGGACACAATACTCTGAACACTTTACACCAGTGTAATATAATGCATTCGAGAACAACACTACAAACCATAGCCTCAACAGTTATATTAACAGCCCTTTAACAAAGTCCCAACAAACTCGACATTCTATACAACATTGAAGGCAAAAGTTTCAATCAAAAAATGGAGCATTCGAAATGAGATTACGCAGTTGTTCACAAACTAATATTAATTGCAATTGATTACTCTGCCTACAGTAAACAAATCAGTTTGATCTCAAGAGTACAGGTTTAGTTACACCACTAATGTAATTATTAAGTCTTTGTGTTAACTTCTCTTATATTGCAATTGTAATATCCTAGGCCAAACTGAGTGAAGAAGAGCTGAAATGGGAGGATGCCGGGAAAGGCAATGACGCAAAAGGGGGTGCCTGGGgaggagagaaagcagaggAGGTGAAAGAAGACCAATGGGGAGCCCCCCAAGAACCTAAAGAGGCCACAGATCCATGGGGCACATCAGCAAAACCTGACACAACTGACACAGAAGCTAGCAGTGATCCTTGGGGTCCTCCAGCCAAAACTGAGGAAGATCCATTTTCAGCGCCAAAAACAGGTGAAAATTCATTTGCTGCCCCGAAGAATGGAGAAGATCCTTTTGCAGCACCAAAAGATGAACCTGATCCTTTTAGTGCATCAAAAGATGACCCGTTCAACACCCCAAAAGATAGTTCAGACCCGTTCAATGCACCCAAAGACAAGGAGGATCCATTTGCTGCACCAAAAGATAAACCAGATCCCTTCAGTTTGTCTAACAATGATCCATTCAACACCCCAAAGAATGATCCATTCAACGCCCCAAAAGATGATCCATTCAGCACACCAAAGGATGATCCATTCAACACCCCAAAAGATGATCCATTTAATGCTCCAAAGAATGACAAATTTAATGCTCCAAAAGATGATCCTTTTAGCACCCTAAATGATGATCCTTTTAATGCCCCAAAGGATGATCACTTTAATGCTCCAAAGCGCGATCCTTTTACCACCCCAAAAGGTGATCCTTTTAATGCCCCAAATGATGACCCATTCAGTACCCCAATAGATGATCCATTCACTGTGCCAGCTTCAACACCCCCTAAGGAAGACCCATTTTCAGCCCCAGCGTCATCTAAAGACGACCCCTTCACAGTCCCCACAACACCACCTAAAGAAGATCCTTTCTCTACACCGAGTAAACTTTCCCAAGACGACCCTTTCGCTGCAGCAACAACCCCACCCAAAGAGGATCCTTTCTCTGCACCGTCCAAACCTACAAAAGACGACCCTTTCACTGTAGCAACAACCCCACCCAAAGAGGATCCTTTCTCTGCACCGTCCAAACCTACAAAAGACGACCCTTTTGCTGCAGCAACAACGCCACCCAAAGAGGATCCTTTCTCTGCACCGTCCAAACCTACAAAAGACGACCCTTTTGCTGCAGCAACAACGCCACCCAAAGAGGATCCTTTCTCTGCACCGTCCAAACCTACAAAAGACGACCCTTTTGCTGCACTAACAACACCCCCTAAAGAGGACCCATTCACAGTGCCATCCAGTCCACCAAAAGGGGATGCCTCCGATCCCTTCAATGCCCCTCTGGTGAGCTCGCCCCAAGGCAGTGCAGATTTGTGGGGAGCCCCTGCTAGTTCTCCACCCGCCACCGTGTCAGATCCCTGGGGGCCGCCATCTGCTCCAAAGGAAACAAAGAGCGGAGATCCCTGGGGGGACGGGACAAGCCTCTCCTCACCCATTGATCATTCTGATGCATTTGGAGATTCATCCAAACTGGACAATGACCCATGGGGAGCCCCAGGTAAGAAACTAACAAATAGATGCTTCTAAACTCTCACTAAACTTCTTCAGTTTTTCCTCCGTATCCCATTGCCTTCTTTAGCTTTCTCAGGTATCATCACAACTTCGATCAATTGATAACAAAATGGTCATATATTGTGGAAAACGTAACCACTGTGTCACCAGAATCTTCTGTCACTGACCTCTTCACTGAGCGGATTGACTGGCTTTACAAAGTGTAATGATTGTATGATTGAGCAGCGTCAAAGCAAGGAGAACTCTCAAAAACCAGAAACGACAGCTCAACTTGAAGAATCTGAAACGACGAGAGGTCACGACTTACGATTCCAATATTTTTTTCAGGTTGTAGCCCTCCCATTAAGCATCACTAGAAACAGCTTTGTTTAACACTGTATCGGTGAAATGGCAAGGGCCCTGACTAAGAGTTTAAAGGGCACCAGAAGCAGACACTCGCTATCTGTAAACATCAGAAAACGGTCATAGGGACATGTCAAAAGTCATTGTCCAATAGGCATTGCAGGGCCATTTGCATCCAACGCCAGAGACCATCCTTGAACCGAGACGAGGGGTTACGATCTCCCCCTGTATACTAGTACTTCTATTACATGGAGAAGGCTGTGTGATACGGTTTAAAGCTCTTTTGAAAAGCTCATAAGTGAACCCTAATGTTTAGAGTATTGTATCACTACACTACATAACAAAGCCATTATACTGAAGTATTTCTCTTATCTGTATAGTGTTGTTTTGTCCTGTTTGagcttttttgctttatttcCCTGTTTAGCTGCAGCTCTAGTTAGCACGGATGATGCGTGGGGTTCACCTGCTCCACCCTTAGACTCCTCCCTATCTAGTGACCCCTTTGGAGACGGTGCATCTAAAAAAAGTGATCCTTGGGGTGCACCAAGCAACAATGCGACAGGTAAATTTCACTTTGCACTCTGTCTGAATGCTTATTTCTGTGATTCATCCATTATTGACGAGAGCAAAACCTCATTGCCTCATTTTTGTATTTAGCAATAAAATGCTCCGCTCTGATTAAATCATCTAAATCTTCTGCTTAGTCTGCTAAAATGCACGCTTGTTCTGAATCAATAGAAGTCTATGCCAGCTTGCTTGGTGAACGGCTGAGAATAATGACTCTAAAACGTAACTGTTTGTGTGCCTgcatctgtgtttatgtgtgaaatATATATGCTTTTCTTATATACACTTAATGGTCATTTTGCACGCATGACcgttttcttccattttctccATTTCACCTCCATCTTCCCATCAGTCAGCAGTTGGCTAACAATCGTAATCAACTAAAACTTCTCTTCCACTttgctctctcttcctctctgacctgtccccaaaagaaaacacctTTTAGAGTAGAATTGGACCTTTATTGTATTGCAGGAAAGCAAACGGCGCAGGAAGAGAAGTTGCATGAAAAGACTGCGTCGTTTCTGGGCTGTGCGGGGGCGTCGCTTGTTGACCTGGACGATCTATTTTCTTCTAACCCCGAACCCAAACAGCGCCCCCTCGTCAACAAGCTCGTCGCCCAGACCCAAGCCATCGGTAAGGACAGAAAAAATGCTCCACTCTGGGTGACCGGTACCATTTTTGACAAAGTCAGAGTTTTCATGTGGATTTACTTGTGGTGCGCTTGATTCAAACGGATGCACGGTCAACTTCAATGACTTGAAAATCCCTGAAATACTATAAATCAGTAACTCCCTGGTGAAATGTTTGCCACTACTGTTCAGCTGAagtccagagagagagactgcgaGAAGGGCGGAGGAAGTATGAGTGACAAATTAATATTTATCAATAGGTTTGTATGGAAAAGCGTACTGTGATTATGTGTTTTGCCTAACCACCCCGGCCCTGTGGCTGTATAGTGTATAGATGTtgttgtgtaagtgtgtgtgagcATTGGTGACCTATTGAAGTTCAGTATAGAGACTAGTGTATATTACCCAGCAGGAATTTTAACTCCTTTTACCCCTCTCTCTGCTTTGGTGAATTTTCTCTTTGCTGGAATACTTCAAACTGTacatccctccctccttcccctcatccctccatccctccatctcccTATAACTCCTAATTTCCCAGGCGCTTTCAAAGCCAGGGGCATGACATCTGGCCCTGGGGTCAGATCAGGAACTGTTGCAGGGGGGTTCCTTCCTGAAACGTCATACTGCAGTCCTTTTGGGTCCACCCATGCTCCCTCCTTTGGTGCACCTTCTCCCACTTTTGGAGCTGCTAATCCTTCCAGTGAAACGCCCCTATTTCAGCTACCGTCCCATACCATGGGCTTAAATATGCTTCAGGTGGCTCCTCCGTTCGCAGGAACTGGAATGGTACAATCCGTTTCTGTGGGAGGGAGTCCACAAATGGGCCTTAACATGAACCCCCCCTTTGGAGGAGTGGGAATGGTGCATCCTGGATCCCCGGTGGGCAATCCTTGGGCAAACCCCCTCTCATCGGGAACAGGAATGGGTCAGTCCAGTTTCTATGGAGGAAATCACCAAGCAGGAGTGGCTCACTTGGGAGGATCCACTCCACTAGGCGGCGGGGGAGTCCCCTTCCAGCCACAGTTTCTCTCAGGCAGCGGGTCAGGTGAGACcttgaacaaaaacaacaatccATTCCTGTTCTGACACCTTGCCATGTATTCATGCATGT
It includes:
- the LOC120571341 gene encoding epsin-1-like isoform X2 — translated: MTSSMLRRQLKNLVQNYSEAEVKVREATSNDPWGPSSTQMADLSDLTYNVVACNEIMTMLWKRLKDDKNWRHIHKSLTLLEYLLKTGDDRVLLKMKDNIYIVKALTEYRFVEKDGKDQGGNVREKAKVVLVLMEDDEKLKEERDFALKTREKTSKSSAASSTDTVTDPNYKPVYVPGTSGLPSLDNIPSVADLAASFAARKEERLKQEAEKKEAERRAKLSEEELKWEDAGKGNDAKGGAWGGEKAEEVKEDQWGAPQEPKEATDPWGTSAKPDTTDTEASSDPWGPPAKTEEDPFSAPKTGENSFAAPKNGEDPFAAPKDEPDPFSASKDDPFNTPKDSSDPFNAPKDKEDPFAAPKDKPDPFSLSNNDPFNTPKNDPFNAPKDDPFSTPKDDPFNTPKDDPFNAPKNDKFNAPKDDPFSTLNDDPFNAPKDDHFNAPKRDPFTTPKGDPFNAPNDDPFSTPIDDPFTVPASTPPKEDPFSAPASSKDDPFTVPTTPPKEDPFSTPSKLSQDDPFAAATTPPKEDPFSAPSKPTKDDPFAAATTPPKEDPFSAPSKPTKDDPFAAATTPPKEDPFSAPSKPTKDDPFAALTTPPKEDPFTVPSSPPKGDASDPFNAPLVSSPQGSADLWGAPASSPPATVSDPWGPPSAPKETKSGDPWGDGTSLSSPIDHSDAFGDSSKLDNDPWGAPAAALVSTDDAWGSPAPPLDSSLSSDPFGDGASKKSDPWGAPSNNATGKQTAQEEKLHEKTASFLGCAGASLVDLDDLFSSNPEPKQRPLVNKLVAQTQAIGAFKARGMTSGPGVRSGTVAGGFLPETSYCSPFGSTHAPSFGAPSPTFGAANPSSETPLFQLPSHTMGLNMLQVAPPFAGTGMVQSVSVGGSPQMGLNMNPPFGGVGMVHPGSPVGNPWANPLSSGTGMGQSSFYGGNHQAGVAHLGGSTPLGGGGVPFQPQFLSGSGSGETLNKNNNPFLF
- the LOC120571341 gene encoding epsin-1-like isoform X1, whose translation is MTSSMLRRQLKNLVQNYSEAEVKVREATSNDPWGPSSTQMADLSDLTYNVVACNEIMTMLWKRLKDDKNWRHIHKSLTLLEYLLKTGDDRVLLKMKDNIYIVKALTEYRFVEKDGKDQGGNVREKAKVVLVLMEDDEKLKEERDFALKTREKTSKSSAASSTDTVTDPNYKPVYVPGTSGLPSLDNIPSVADLAASFAARKEERLKQEAEKKEAERRAKLSEEELKWEDAGKGNDAKGGAWGGEKAEEVKEDQWGAPQEPKEATDPWGTSAKPDTTDTEASSDPWGPPAKTEEDPFSAPKTGENSFAAPKNGEDPFAAPKDEPDPFSASKDDPFNTPKDSSDPFNAPKDKEDPFAAPKDKPDPFSLSNNDPFNTPKNDPFNAPKDDPFSTPKDDPFNTPKDDPFNAPKNDKFNAPKDDPFSTLNDDPFNAPKDDHFNAPKRDPFTTPKGDPFNAPNDDPFSTPIDDPFTVPASTPPKEDPFSAPASSKDDPFTVPTTPPKEDPFSTPSKLSQDDPFAAATTPPKEDPFSAPSKPTKDDPFTVATTPPKEDPFSAPSKPTKDDPFAAATTPPKEDPFSAPSKPTKDDPFAAATTPPKEDPFSAPSKPTKDDPFAALTTPPKEDPFTVPSSPPKGDASDPFNAPLVSSPQGSADLWGAPASSPPATVSDPWGPPSAPKETKSGDPWGDGTSLSSPIDHSDAFGDSSKLDNDPWGAPAAALVSTDDAWGSPAPPLDSSLSSDPFGDGASKKSDPWGAPSNNATGKQTAQEEKLHEKTASFLGCAGASLVDLDDLFSSNPEPKQRPLVNKLVAQTQAIGAFKARGMTSGPGVRSGTVAGGFLPETSYCSPFGSTHAPSFGAPSPTFGAANPSSETPLFQLPSHTMGLNMLQVAPPFAGTGMVQSVSVGGSPQMGLNMNPPFGGVGMVHPGSPVGNPWANPLSSGTGMGQSSFYGGNHQAGVAHLGGSTPLGGGGVPFQPQFLSGSGSGETLNKNNNPFLF